A part of Rhipicephalus microplus isolate Deutch F79 chromosome 8, USDA_Rmic, whole genome shotgun sequence genomic DNA contains:
- the LOC142769037 gene encoding uncharacterized protein LOC142769037 has protein sequence MSSVVLNELLAHIDRLTPQDLQCLPDVEDGGFFSWLRTLPPETVIQGMQRILKESPSVLVLAVRITSMYSWLMSRQKIGPWSLFRFGASGLQVDARSLLLNMRSAMQSFIEQPLFFSVLFDRGTYHGCILRNCMDITPRPWETVFVVLWGGQRFAAASVRTNEQRQILLSSLHIALRGESVEMLDGLHADLVTAYHAGCQDIGGSTLLRHDRDPSITTRLFPNGRPRAQAEE, from the coding sequence ATGTCAAGCGTTGTCCTGAACGAGCTGCTGGCTCACATCGATCGACTGACACCGCAGGACCTTCAATGCCTGCCTGATGTTGAAGACGGGGGCTTCTTCTCGTGGCTGAGAACCCTGCCGCCGGAAACGGTCATTCAGGGAATGCAGCGCATTCTGAAAGAATCTCCCAGTGTGCTCGTATTGGCTGTGCGTATCACCTCTATGTACAGCTGGCTAATGTCCAGGCAGAAGATTGGCCCATGGTCCCTGTTTCGCTTCGGCGCTTCCGGGCTGCAGGTCGACGCCCGTTCGCTTCTGCTCAACATGAGAAGTGCAATGCAGTCCTTCATTGAACAGCCCCTCTTTTTCAGTGTGTTGTTCGATCGCGGAACGTACCATGGCTGCATTCTTAGGAACTGCATGGATATAACCCCACGACCGTGGGAAACGGTGTTCGTGGTGCTCTGGGGCGGCCAGCGCTTCGCGGCCGCATCTGTGCGAACAAATGAGCAACGGCAAATCCTCCTGTCTTCCCTGCACATCGCCCTGAGGGGTGAGAGCGTGGAAATGTTAGACGGCCTCCACGCCGACTTGGTCACTGCCTACCACGCTGGCTGCCAGGACATCGGTGGTTCAACGTTACTTCGGCATGACAGAGACCCAAGTATCACTACGCGGCTTTTCCCGAATGGTCGCCCGCGAGCTCAAGCGGAAGAGTAG